Part of the Gadus macrocephalus chromosome 22, ASM3116895v1 genome, TTTAAATCCACGCTAAAGACCTGCCAGCCAACCGGGCCCTGCCGCATAATGCGCCTCCTTCCATCTCCCATTGTGTCCAACATGCGATATCAGCCAGCGGCCGAGCCTGCCAAATAAAGAGCGACGGCGCGGTGAGAGAATTTGCATAGGCCTCATGCCTCTGCTCTGGCTAAATAGGAAATGAATTAGGTGGGGCTACGTGAGGCGCTCTCTTTGCTGCAGGGTCTCAGCGGTCCGGGCAGGCTAGCCGCCTTGCCGCGGCTGATGCGGGATACACTGCGGCGATCAGCCCAGGTAGGACATCCGTCACCATAAAAAAGTAACACTCTGGAGGTTTCCACGAccttcccccccaaaaaacgtTCAGCTTTTCCTGGACTTCAATACACTGGCGGATGATGTGTTCATGAATTATTGGGGCACAGAAAAATGGGCAAAAGCAATTCCACTGTAGCAGTGATGGAGGCTGGGGTGGTGGTTCTCAAGTCCACTAGCATTCAACATGATGTGTTTCAGTGAACAATGGCCGCTAATGCAGAGATGACTGCTGCTTATCCACAATTGCAGCATTCCAACTAACAATTTTCACAAATATACTGCCTGTAACAGCTCGTGATTGTTGGTGTTTTAATGGTTAGACACATTTGCCTAAATACACAGAAAAGGACTATTATCAGATAATTACAGAGTGTGAATGTCGGAAGCGATTATCCAGTGACTTGTCACTATGGGTACTGCACTGTCTTTATAAACTGGAGTAAACTGATTGGTCCAATAAAGAAACGAAGAAATGCATACGAACCCAAATATACCTTACTGcgctggcgcacacacacacacagacacacactgatacacacacacacatattaaaacAGGGGCACTCTGTTTGCCATTCAATGTAAACTGTTGGAGCAATTTAACGAAGCCCTGGCAGTCTTTTAATGGTCTGTCACAGTCTAACAGGTTTAGAGCGCTTACAATGGACCCCAGCACTAAGCCTGACAGCCCACGCCTAATTGTTCagaacccgtgtgtgtgtgtgtgtgtgtgtgtgtgtgtgtgtgtgtgtgtgtgtgtgtgtgtttatgtctacATTCACATGTGTCTATACGGTGTGCATCTGTGCACCGTGACTGAGGTCGTTGATGCTCATTATGATCAAAGATCCATTGTCAACGTGGTCAACAaggacacacatgaacacgtacacacacacacacaccggcaacgacactcccacacacacacacacacaccctgctggCAGTCTGTGTGGCCCCCACAGCTGGGTGAGTAATACGAATGTTACGATGAATCACAGCACAGAAATATCGGTCTGTCAATCGAGACCATTGACTGAACTCAAGAAGACACTGTTGAAAAACCCCTTCTTCCAAATCCCCTTGTTTCATTccctccttttcttttctttgcttTCTGTGAACGATGAGATTCCTGTCAAGTCGAGGAAGCCTTCAGATAAACCGTCGACGGAGTTTAGCTGACGCGGTGCTAGACGGTGGAGCCGGAGACGGGACGCGCTGGAGAACCCCAGTGGCAGACAGCAGAGTACACACTCAGGGCTTTCAATGTATTCATGAAAACTGGAAAAGGAATCGATAGAACAAAAAATAACCAACAGATATGTTCGTCTCGGAACCACTTTGGCCGTTCCGAGACGTTTCCGCCGCCGCGGGGAGGAGACGGGAAGCGATGGTCGAAACGGGCTTTTACCGTGACGGCTATGGCCTGTTAGTCCTGTGACCTAGAACCCGCTTGACAATCTCCCTTTAATTAGGCCTTGAAGACACCGCTCCTTCCAACTGCCGTCCCGAGAGCTAAATTaattacagccccccccccatccactccccacaaccccccccccccctcccctgaaaAAAACTGAGAAGAGAAAAAGTGGCGTTCCCGCTCAAGGCGCAGATGAATCATTGGCGTATTTGGGGAATGATAGGCGGTCCCGTCGGAGGGATCGGATGAAAGGGGGCCTAAAGAGACAGCACAATGTAAGCCAATGTAGTGTCACAACGTCTCCACAAAGCTCCCCGCTAATTGCcctccctcgccctcctcctcaaccttGCGTTTAGCAATTTCAACAGTggagcagttttttttttcaggttctttttctttttgaaggATTAACATGAGAGTTCTGAGAgttttacatacacacacacacacacacacacacacacacacacgcactaacacaTTATCGCGTCCCCCATCACCTCATTAAGCTTCTCTTTCTATTTTCCCTATTCTATCTTTCTTCTTTCCTTCACTTCCTTTCACTCATCACCCTCCATCACTCTTTTTTTTGCAGCGGTCCCTCCATCCCAACTCGCTTCTCTTCTCCATATCAATCTCCCCTCTCTAGAAAATTTCACCATCGCTTTCCCCATCCATAACTCAaggatgtgggtgtgtgtgcgtgtgtgggtgtgtttgtgagcatgtgtgtgtgtgtgtgtgtgtgtgtttggaagtgtgtgtatttctgtgtgtgtgtgtgtgtgtgtgtgtgtgtgtgtgtgtgtgtgtgtgtgtgtgtgtgtgtgtgtgtgtgtgtgtgtgagagttaaTTCTCAGCGGCCCAGATGTCGCCCCTCCTGGGTGAGGCCCAGATGGTGGGATGGTTCAACCTGGCTGGCTGGCACAGACCCCCACAACCCCACGGGGGCCCCTGGGAGCGGCCCCGTCTCCCGCTGCCAGTGGGCCGGTCGTTCGCTGGGCTAAATGAGTGTGTCATCTGTCACGCCGCATACCAACGAGTGTTTGTGAGTTATGGTTGAGCTAATCACAAGGCAGAGGAAGGGGCCGgtcaccctctcccctccccccctcccccccggacACACAGCGAGAGGCTGATGATCAGGAGACGGGGCCGGGGCAAGCCACACCACCGCCATCTGATATCACAGGGTAGAGAGacatcaggagagagagagagagagagagagagagagcgagaacaagaacgagagagagaacgagagagaacgagagagaacgagagagagagagacatagaaaatGGGAGCGAGAGACCGGGAgtgagagggcaagagagagagaaagagagcgtgagtgagagcgagagagaaagagagagagtgagtcagagagacaaagagagataaGAGCATGACATAGAGGGAGACAAAGATGtgcagggagaggaagagaaagagattaagaaagaaagaaagaaagaaagaaagacagacgagagagaggCGTACAATTGAGTATGTGTGAGGGGTACAGAGGGAAGATAAAGGCCTAATGGGGTGAGAGTGGGGGCGAGGGCagacagagaacgagagagcgagagatgttATTGATAGATACTGATTGAGCATCATGTGACATTTGACTATGCGAATAGTGCTGTAATTAGACAATGGAGGTCTGGCTAAAGAGGGCATCACAGTGCTGCCTATAGATAACAGAGGAAATTGGTGCTAACagattttttctttcttatcattttgttattgtgtccTGCCattacacactctctctctctctctctctctctctctctctctctctctctctctctctctctctctctctctctctctctctctctctctctactctcatctctctctctctctctcctctctctctctcctctctctctctctctctctctctctctcaggcaggATGTGACAGGAATCTCAAACGCCGTGTTCGTGACAGCGGGGCAGGCGGCCGCAAAAGTGTGTTCCCAAAATGGCCCACACACCCCCAACCGTCTAATGGAGGTACCCAGGGAACGGGAGGGGTTATGGGGTAAGGGccacaccacccaaccctgtcCTGGAGAACAATGCTAACTGATGGGTTTCCAGTGAAGAGAGaagtggtgaggggggggcgaTAAAGAGGAAAGGGGCATCCATGTGTGAAAAAGGAATAATCTAGGGGCTGGTGTGAGAGTAAGGTTAGCCATTGGAACCTCCTCCAATCTTCTATCGCCTCCCTgaggggatgtgtgtgtttgtgtgaggagTGAGATCGTGGACAGGAGGGTTTAGGGGTGAAGGGGGGTTTACGTGTGCGTTTCATGCAGTGGAACAATGTCCCACCACAAAGCGGATGTCCAAAGCCACAATGCAGGCTCTAACACTTGAGTTTTAATCCATGAAACCCATCGGTATTACCAAAGGATAACCAGTCAgcgcgttctctctctctctctctccctccctccctccctccccctcccctctctctctcaaaaatctaacagaaacaaacaagcacacccacatacacacaccaacagacccacaagcacacacttacacacattaaaacagacaCGTCGTTGAAACCGTTGGATTGCGTTCGTTTGACACGTGAATTCTTGAGTGTTGTTACAATGAATGGTTGAAAACCCCTGCAGGTCGTAAACCGGTAACCCATCCAAGATGTCCATGAGGCACGGGGAGGGAACGCAGCAGCCTGATTCCTAGGCACGCTCTCCGTGAGACGGTAAAAGGGAAGAGAGATCTCTGAGGGCTATGAGTAGTAGTAGGCTGAGGCAAGGAGAAGGTCCACGTGATTGTATCAACGCTGGGACACATCTGCTGGCGGTTACGCGCTGCAATCCAACAAATAGCCTAATAGTGTTAAACATGCAAATTTAAGGCTCACATGGCACGGTCTTAATGCTAAGGGCGCAATATATACCTGAGCCAAATGCAAAAAAGCGTGCATGGAAAGTAAATAATGTGTCTGGGAAAGAAAATATGtatatcataaaaaaaacaattatctGAGAgcaatgaaaatgaaaatgaaatattaGGGTAGAGGTATGACTGAAAAAACGAAGAGTATAATAAAACCAAATAAAATACCTTGAGCTTGACAACAGCCACTTCCATTAAATCACCACAACATAGTTAACGTCCCGGGAAAAGCCAACATATCCTCCTGCTGCCCGAGTGCGGTCTCGACCGACCCGTTCCTGGACAGGTGGATCCATAGCGTGAAGCTTAGTCACAGTTAAAGTTACAGCGATTTgattttctttgcttttttgCTCTCAGCCCATGTGGTTGTAAGTAAGGAATCCAATAACACCATGTGCAATCATTAGCTTGTCAGCTTTTATTGCACACTAGTACCTTGAAGCCGGGCCTGTTTTCCCCTGGCTATTATCTCAACTGTTCGTTTAAAGGGcgtgagggggttggggggtggtggtggtgcggggggggggggagtggggttgGCTGACATGCAGGCACCCTGAGATTTAGCTCCCCACGCGACCCCTCTGTCAACACTCATCTTTGCGTTTCCTACATGGAAGGGATCCTTTGTCTTTCACTGTATCCCTGTATCTTGTTGTCGCTAAACGTTGGTTTACTGTATCAGTCTTTGtctatttgtgtatttttatttttctgttttgcactcaatttatatatatatttttttttaactccatCTGAGTCCAATTATCAGTCAATTCAAATCGGACATCCTGCTTCCATCCACCGGCGCCTGCAGCACCCATCTTCCAcaccacacgcaaacacatcaCCACCAGCGATACACTGATATTAAAGTGCAAATGTATCCGCTTCCATTGTAATTACAGAACCACTGtaggctcgctctctctctctctctctctctctctctctctctctctctctctctctctctctctctctctctctctctctctctctctctctctctctctctctctctctctctctctctctctctctctctctctctctctctctctctctctctctctctctctctctctctctccctccctccccatggATTTGGAAGGGGAGGGTGGGTCTGCTTCGCCCATCCCCTCCAGTGATCTTTATTTAATTGAGTTGCATGTCTGAGCTGTTCCTTGTTTTGCGAACGGCCCTCCCCGCTGCAATACATCAACGCCAGTCAACCGCCATGTTTTGGTGGTCAAACTGCTGGATCCTGCGAGTCGCGTGTGATTATCATGGCTGGCGTGTCACAAAACAACCTCCTTTGTATTCCTGGAAATATTCCATCTAAATGTCACACGGGCGCTACGCTACGGGGAAAATCACTGACATAGGGTGTCTCgttattatatgttatatgattGTTTATCAATTTGTCACGCCTTAGTTTTATTctaaacaaatacatacataaacaaataCACCAGAATATGAattggggggggagaggggcctCAGGTAAACTTGACCGCAGCGGGGGTCTTTGAGATAAAGAGGCACGGGTCAGATAGGCTGTTCTGCCCTCATGTGTTAGTTTTAAATGGGAGGCTGGAAGGATGTTTTCCAGGGACAGACACCTCCAGGCAGCTCCTAACCTGTCTGCTCTGAAGCCTGTGTTTGTACCAGCTTCACAGGGAGGGCTGTGGGCTGGTGAAATTGCCCCTTCAGTGTGGACAAGCAGAGGGCAGCGGTGGCGGAAAATGTGTTGGCTTGGCCCGCAGTGCCAGAGTCGGGTTGGATTcccactctctctgtgtttcaccACGCTTCAAGGTATCTGCAGCTTTCCATCATAACCTCCAAAGACAGACAGCTTGGACAGtctatggagtgtgtgtgtgtgtgtgtgtgtgtgtgtgtgtgtgtgtgtgtgtgtgtgtgtgtgtgtgtgtgtgtgtgtgtgtgtgtgtgtgtgcgtgcgtgcgtgcgtgatgttattagatggatggatgacatACAGGCGGACAGGTGGATGGGGCGATGGACAGTAAATGGCAAAAAAGAAACGGCCGTTGCCGGGCACACTAAAGGTCAGCTGTACATATCACGGTGTGGCTTTCGGAGCGTTTGACGTCTCCCTCCTAACAGTGCCTTACTGATGCCTGACAGTAGATCGCcatggcggcatgtggctcccCCAAGCCAAGAAGCACCCGTGCGGGCAGCCATGGCCTCGGTGATAGAGGAGGTGTTTTGAATTCCAAATCCAGGACGCTTTCACACAATGTTGTCTGCATCTCCAACGGTTAAATAACACTCCCATTGTGGTGTACTCCCATACTTTGTCGTATTATTAGTATGCTGTGTTCCTTTTCTGCCAAGGACATTGTGTCAGCCAATCTGTACAATTGATTAATTTTAAATATGTTTGAATGCCAAAGTAAGAACACACAGGTTTGCTTAGTcatcttaaaatataaaataaaaacatatacatCCTCGCACAAGATATGCACTCCCTACCCTTTGTTTTATTGGCAAACGTAGGCTTTACCAAGTGAGTATGCCGCAGAGCGAGAATCGATTACAGTTAGTCAGCAAAAGGACCAGACGGTTGTCTCCACGCTGGGAAAGCTGCAGGGGGAAGTCCAGCCCAGGTCCGGCCCAACCCAGCCCAGTCTGGGTCAACAGCCTGGAAACACTCCTGACAGTTGTGATGCCTGCTGTGCTGGTGGCTGCTGCCGAGGCTGAAGACTGAGGTCCCCTAAGGACGGGGCTGTGAGGTAAGAGCAGGAACATGGTgttccaaacacacacccagagagagagagagagagagcgagagcgagagcgagagcgagagagagagagagagagagagacagagacagagacagagacagagacagagacagagacagagagacagagacagagacagagagagagagagagagacagagagacagagagacagagagacagagagagagagagagagagagagagagagagacgcagaggaaagcgagacagagacagaaggaggggcttggagagagctggagaggcaAAGAGAGGAGTTGTGtgtaagagacagagagaggtttgGTGGGGGGCATGTGTGCGAGTGAGCGAGAGATAAAATGATgtatagagggggagagatagggagagagggagggagaatgagaATGCCAGCAGCCCTAGCCATAGGCCATGGTGTACGAAACTGTGTTGACCACGAAAGGAATGTTCCCTGTTTATGCTTCCTGTTGATAAACGGCGAACTGAACATAGCTCACAACAGCCCAGCTGCAACACAGATACTCTAAAGAGCTGTGGGTCTTTTTGGGTGAAAGTGACACTATGGCGACCAGTAGCAATTGTCCAATAAAGACACAGAAGGAGCCCCCTCTGTAAAATTGTTCTAgtgcaagaaaaaaataacacacagagagagacacacagagacacaacagTGCAGGCAATCAAAAACTGATTAACTTTTTACGCGCTCCACACTTCCTGTGGTTTATTAAATGCGCCTCTCAGTGGCATGGGAATAGCATAAAAgcaagtttgtgtgcgtgcgtcgggGAGTCAACGCGGAGGCAGAAAGGGGAGATTATCACATCTAAATCCAATTCAATTTCCGCACTCTTTGCATGCAAGCGCTCCGAACGGGCCTCCACGTGTTGATGGAAAATAGGCAACAATGTCATAATTGAGACTGAGACGCATATCCAATTTTTCTAATCTCAAAGAAATGGGTTGGATACAAACGCAGCAATTTCGTTGGACGAGAGGGAAAATAAGACGTAAGAGAGGAAATAAGGAGACGGGAAAGAAGAGAAATATTCCGAGACTGATTGTGATCCGTGAGAGCggtgctttaaaaaaataaatccacagAAAGATAACCTCTGCCTCCTCGCTACAGAACCAATCAGTGTCACTCTCCTCCACCTGATACGCCAATAAATGTCGAATCAAACAGATTGAGAAACGGCAATTAATTGCGAGGATAATGACAAGGAGAGACGTCCAAACCGTGGCGCTGCCTCAATCAAGCTTCTCCTCGTTGCCTCGTTACGCGGCTGCTCAGAAGCTAAATGAGATGcagagaagaaccagagacggaAAATGAGTGCTGAAAAAACTGGTGAAATGGacaaaggagggagggaaagaaagtAGATAATGAGGGCTCGAAGGAAAAGAGAAGATTAAAGGCGCGCTGTCATTTAGTCACTCCTTGGCGGTTAaaggaggtgtaggaggagatGGCCAGTAGGGATAAGAGAGGGAGGCTGCAGCAGCCAGCATATGCTAGGGAGGACAAAACAATaaaagggagaaagggagacggAAAgacggaggggagggagacgcTTCAGATTCGTAGAGCAGCGAGGAGAGTGGACGAAGGCAACACCAGAATTATTGGCCGACAAGGTGGGCCcgcaaacaaagagagagagactgacatcgacggtgagagggagagagagagctccaaCTCCTGTACTGTTAAAGAAGGAGGGCGAGGGATGATTGAccgacattaaaaaaaaaaaggaaggagcAAAGGCGATACCAGAATGGTGGGTGTCCCCCGTCATTGCCTCCGCAGCAGTATACACCACTTACCGTTGGCTGCAGCGGGCAGTAGGTGTAGCCGGCATGAGTGGGCTGctggccgtggtggtggtggtggtgggacgggtgggggtgagacgggtagtggtggtgaggcgGGTAGTGGTGCAGGTCTGCTGCGGCAGCGCCACGGTGCTGGTgctggggatggtggtgggggtggtggtagggtgagCTCCCGCTCCAAGAGgggccccctccacctcctcctcctcctcctcctcctcctccttcactggCGGCCCACTGGGCGTCTGAGGCCTTGTGGTTGTGgtaacctctgacccctgcactgggctgggggtgggggggggggggggggtagatcgATAGGAGAGGTGAGaaggagggcagagaggagaagagaaaaacAACCGAGGAATTAGGGTTGATAGTATGCTTGACGGGAGGACAAGAGTTCACCCATTACGATAATCATGATCTTAACTCCCCCCAGCTCTACCATGCCAGAACAGccccaagaggaggaggaagaggaggaggaagaggtggagggtaATGGCTGTTGATCTAAGATCTTCGTACATACCAGAGATTCTAGGAGTTTCTCACCCTTTCCTCTGCCTTTCTTAAGCGTCATTCattctcgcccctctctcccctgcctctccccagccaccaccaccaccacccccaccaccaccagagcaGCAGATGTTGTGTAGCCCTTCTCAGTCacggtctggatgtgttcatgcTGGAAATGTGCTGATTGGTTTGATAAGATGCCTGGATTAACACGCTGGCAATGGCATTTCCCAGTCtggcatgttgtgtgtgtgtgtgtgtgtgcgtgtgtgcatatgcgtgtgtgtttgtgtgtgtataaatcaGAGGAAGAAATCTGCTGACAGGTCAGCTTATATAGCTCTGAGAATGGATGCTTGGGAGGCTATCGgtgcaacacacagacagaagcacacaaacacacacacacacacaaaaaatgaattataaataatgaatgaaataccacacacagacttagcatGTGGTTTGCTTGTTCTGCCTCTGCTGCAGCCTGGTTTGGTATCAACAATCACACTGGTTGCTTTACTTTCCAATTCAGGAACAGAGTTAAGTTACTACAAGATATTTCAGTGTTAATTGTCACACGTGATAAGAGGTCAACATCTTTGCTTTCGGTTTTCATGTACATATTTCTATCCCTCTCTATCAAACACATATCTGTCCtttctacctattgatctccaGACGGATATAAAAGAGCAATGGTGTGTCGATGTATTTCAATGGATTTGACGTGAAAATACCAGAAATAATAACAACTGTAATATCATTATAATTTACTTTAGTAAAACATGTGTGGAGCGACACAGGGTCACCTCCGATAAGCGTCGGCCATAGATCAACGGCGAGCATTTCAAAGTGCACTTCTCATTCCTGTGTTGGATTTCCAGCTGAGCAAGAGGCCGCTTGGCACAGGTGAAGTCAGGAGGGGGCTTGGGGGGGCGGCCGCACACAGCTTTGATTAGAACATTCTATTCTGGTGCTCTTCATCACACATAGCCACGGGGGGAAGTGGGTGAAGATGTGGGCCAGAGTTCAGCGGAGTAAACGCTATAGAAAATGACGGCTTTATAGCCTTCATGTTGTGGTTAATATAAAGCAGGTGAGGGGCGATCCCCCCAAAGTAAGATGAATGCGTTCATATGGACCCACCGCCACAGCACAGGGGGAGGAAGGCCATctggcacgtgcacacacactcacatatatatatatgaacaaacacacacactcgcagacaTATAGTTATGATTCATCAATATATATGCAGCGTTCAGAGGCGGGCAGAGTATAGCTTAAGTATTAACTACTTGATTTGTGAGTATACTGGTCAAGATAGTTGTAATTTGACTTACGTCTTCTCAAGTAATAATTTGTGATGTTGTTGCTCATCTCCTTCTTGCAACAAAAAGTCACTCAAACAGTCAAACCCCTCCAGTAGACAACAGAAAGATGTTGCTGGGCTCACGGGACACCTCATGATCGAGATGGAGCGTTTGTCCACTCAGATGGCCCACCGTCGCCATTATCTGGACACGTTGCTGCTGAACATTCCTCACACCCACACGCCAAACCGGACCCTGAGGTTCTGGGACAGTGACAACTGCAACCTCAGAAGTGTACCAATGCATCGCGGCTACAGAGTAAGACTAAGGTCTTCTCAGGAAATGTTGAAAAACTGATGCCTAGCTTCCAATTCTGAAAATACCTGGATGATTACCCTGCATCGCTgactccttctcttcttctatGGTTGGATCCGACGGCCAGGGCCAGACGTATTTCTTCTTTGAAGGAGGAAATAGGTGAAATAACCTCTTCATCCCGTCATTGCACTCAGTGATCAATGGCTTTCCCCCACATCCATCTGGAGCACCTGGACCAATGGGAGCCCCACTGATACAGCTTCACTCGGGTCCCCTCTGCTCCATGATGGAAGCAGGACGGCGGACAAAAGGGCAGAAACCTAGGCAATCAACATGCATGTGGTTCGAAAACACCATCACATCGTCGCCAGGTGCTGCTGATCTCCCATCTGTCTCCCCGCCTTTCATATGGCTGTAGAAAGTTTGTGGctcgaaaaataagaaaaaagggCCAGGCTTCTCTCTGCACTTACTAATATTGTAATTAATTGCATCACGTGGATCAAACCATTTCCGGTATATCTCAGCACTCAGCTCACCTCCTGCTGCACCCATGGCTCTGGTGTTTCTCACGTTGCTCGAATTAGATTCATTTATTGGTGTCTTCGCTTGATTATGCGAATAACACCACCAGATACATGTCACGTATAATTTATATTAAATAACTTTCTCCTCCCTGCAAGGGTAGGTAGCTGTACTGCTTTGAGTTTAGAAACCGCAAGCCAATTAATTTCAAATAATGTCACATTTTGCTCTCATCTCCAGAGCGAGACATATAATACCTGGAAGATTAGCTCTGTCAGCCTCCCTTCACCGGCAAGGACTGCTGTTTAAATCAGTAGTGCAAGGGTTGGCGCGAAGCACTCGTATGCTCCCAAATCTGAAGTATCTGGATTTGCAGATGATATCGCCACACCGACTCTCGGTGAACTCAGATTTGGTTGACATTTTGTCGGCATTTAGATTATAACTCTGTAGCTCTGTCTGTCCAGCTTACTCTCCCAAAAACTTTATTCAAAATAAATCCAATACACAGAGCAATAACAGAGCCGTAAAAGCACACCATGAAAATACTTTTTCAGTACATTTTAACATTGCCACTCTAACTAACTACACTCAGTATTCACATATTTCTGAGATTTGAATAGCTGTATGTTTAAACGGCTGAGTGCTAAGGAGACCCCAGCATGCGACTCCCAGCAATGTTCTGAGATATATCAGCACATGATGTTCTCACTCTCTTTATTTGATCAAAATAGTTTAAATTGTCAAGGTTGAAGAGTTAAGAAACAGCTGATTTTCGGTTTGTGATTCATTTCAAAGCTCAAACGATTTTAGAGAGCTCAAATTATTTCAGACGATGAACCTTATAGTTTAAATAGTTTCAGACGCACATTCATTTTAACCGAGTAAGGCATGTAAGGTCTTTTAACACTCGACTGCTTCAAAACTATACCACGGTCCTTCATCTCCTCAGCACATCACATATCCTAATCCTTTATCCTTCTTCCCAAGTGATACGGTTACCTCTAACACTCGAAACACACTAGTCGAGATAACAGAGGATTTCTATTGTCCTCTTTCCATGCGTTGAATCAGAACACACTAACCCCTTGGCTCCAGCCATGGAGTGACATTATGGAGAGGCATTCTCAGACTATCATTCAGCGGCTCTAAAAGCCAGAACAGGAAGAGCAGCTCGGAGTGCTACATTAATCGGCATGGCTGCAGCCTACAACACTCTCTAAGTGCTGCCCCCGCGAGCACAGAGACAATATTCAATGGCCCCATAAGTGAGGGCCATCCAGGCAGGCCTGGAGTAGAGGCATAGCTCAAGTGGCTGCGGcactgttttgtttgtgtggagaactgttggtggtggtggtgaggaaaAGGTTGGATGTGTTTCACATGGGCTCCATACGTCTACTAATTGTACTTGAAAAGGGTGTCACCAGTTATTTTCAGCCTGCATATCTCAGGGGCCGGGCCCCCTTGTTTTATCAGGAGCCCGTCGAGCGAGCGTCTTGGCAATCCCGCGATGGAATGCACGATTGGTCCCCGGACCGGGATTCATGTCAC contains:
- the LOC132450768 gene encoding transcription factor Maf-like translates to MEVQSDVQHLEPLPPAAASPPPGANQRRECEEGHGDTGASADSHSEDTPASQRDEMKPSAGVRGYHNHKASDAQWAASEGGGGGGGGGGGGGPSWSGSSPYHHPHHHPQHQHRGAAAADLHHYPPHHHYPSHPHPSHHHHHHGQQPTHAGYTYCPLQPTVSGVYCCGGNDGGHPPFWYRLCSFLFFFNVGQSSLALLL